Proteins encoded within one genomic window of Streptomyces sp. NBC_01314:
- a CDS encoding beta-galactosidase, whose protein sequence is MPETTPTGLTRLAFGGDYNPEQWPETVWHEDVRLMREAGVTMVSVGIFSWALLETGRGVYDFAWLDRLLDLLHENGIRADLGTPTVVPPVWFYREHPEALPVTADGTRYEFGSRGAICHSNADYRAAAADITTKLAERYAEHPALALWHVHNEYGVPVSACYCDSCAAHFRRWLERTYGTVEAVNEAWGTAFWGQHYTDFAQINPPRVTPTVGNPGQALDYKRFADETIRENFVAERDILHRLAPGIPVTTNFMTALSQCDSLDYWAWGREVDLVTNDHYLITDGRRTHVNLAMAADLTRSVGGGAPWLLLEHSTSGVNWQARNPAKAPGQMARNSLAHVARGSDGAMFFQWRQSRRGAEKFHSAMLPQAGTESRVWREVVELGASLDSLSQIRGTRTVADVAVLWDWQSWWAQNLAWRPSEDHEARERADAFYEALYDRHLTVDFAHPEADLSAYPLVVVPALYLMTEAAGNNLKEYVENGGTLVVSYFSGIVDEHDAVHEGPYPGALRDVLGLTVEEFSPLLGGENVRITGPDGSELTGDVWTEFVVPRGAEPVWTYADGLAADRPAVTRHRLGGGSAWYVSTRLDAHGLDVLLGWAADDAGIAPRADLPRDVEVVRRAGESGDFLFAINHTALDTKVPLDTDGTELLTGERAAGHLAVPAGAVRVVRLDA, encoded by the coding sequence ATGCCGGAGACCACCCCCACGGGCCTCACCAGGCTCGCCTTCGGTGGGGACTACAACCCCGAGCAGTGGCCGGAAACCGTCTGGCACGAGGACGTCCGGCTGATGCGCGAGGCCGGCGTCACGATGGTGAGTGTCGGCATCTTCTCCTGGGCCCTGCTGGAGACCGGGCGCGGGGTGTACGACTTCGCCTGGCTGGACCGCCTGCTCGACCTGCTGCACGAGAACGGCATCCGTGCCGACCTCGGCACCCCCACCGTCGTCCCGCCCGTCTGGTTCTACCGCGAGCACCCCGAGGCGCTGCCCGTGACCGCCGACGGCACCCGCTACGAGTTCGGCTCGCGCGGCGCCATCTGCCACAGCAACGCCGACTACCGGGCCGCCGCCGCCGACATCACCACCAAGCTCGCCGAGCGCTACGCCGAACACCCCGCGCTCGCCCTGTGGCACGTGCACAACGAGTACGGCGTCCCCGTCTCCGCCTGCTACTGCGACTCCTGCGCCGCCCACTTCCGCCGCTGGCTGGAGCGCACGTACGGCACGGTCGAGGCGGTCAACGAGGCCTGGGGCACCGCCTTCTGGGGCCAGCACTACACCGACTTCGCCCAGATCAACCCGCCGCGGGTGACCCCCACGGTCGGCAACCCGGGCCAGGCGCTGGACTACAAGCGGTTCGCCGACGAGACCATCCGCGAGAACTTCGTCGCCGAGCGGGACATCCTGCACCGCCTCGCACCCGGCATCCCGGTCACCACCAACTTCATGACCGCGCTCAGCCAGTGCGACTCCCTCGACTACTGGGCCTGGGGCCGCGAGGTCGACCTCGTCACCAACGACCACTACCTGATCACCGACGGCCGCCGCACCCACGTGAACCTCGCGATGGCCGCCGACCTCACCCGCTCGGTCGGCGGCGGCGCCCCCTGGCTGCTCCTGGAGCACTCCACCTCGGGCGTCAACTGGCAGGCCCGCAACCCCGCCAAGGCCCCCGGCCAGATGGCCCGCAACTCCCTCGCCCATGTGGCACGCGGCTCCGACGGTGCCATGTTCTTCCAGTGGCGGCAGTCCCGGCGCGGCGCCGAGAAGTTCCACTCGGCGATGCTGCCGCAGGCCGGCACCGAGTCGAGGGTGTGGCGCGAGGTCGTCGAACTGGGCGCCTCCCTCGACTCGTTGAGTCAGATCCGCGGCACCCGGACCGTCGCCGACGTGGCCGTCCTGTGGGACTGGCAGTCCTGGTGGGCGCAGAACCTCGCCTGGCGCCCCAGCGAGGACCACGAGGCCCGCGAGCGTGCCGACGCGTTCTACGAGGCCCTCTACGACCGCCACCTCACGGTCGACTTCGCCCACCCGGAAGCCGACTTGTCGGCCTATCCCCTTGTCGTCGTTCCGGCGCTGTACCTGATGACCGAAGCGGCGGGGAACAACCTCAAGGAGTACGTCGAGAACGGCGGCACCCTCGTCGTCTCCTACTTCTCCGGGATCGTCGACGAGCACGACGCCGTCCACGAGGGCCCGTACCCCGGCGCCCTGCGGGACGTTCTCGGCCTGACCGTCGAGGAGTTCTCGCCGCTGCTCGGCGGGGAGAACGTCCGTATCACCGGCCCCGACGGCTCCGAACTCACCGGTGACGTGTGGACGGAGTTCGTGGTGCCGCGCGGCGCCGAGCCCGTGTGGACCTACGCGGACGGGCTCGCCGCCGACCGGCCCGCCGTCACCCGGCACCGGCTCGGCGGGGGCTCCGCCTGGTACGTGTCGACCCGACTCGACGCGCACGGCCTCGACGTGCTCCTCGGCTGGGCCGCCGACGACGCGGGCATCGCGCCCCGCGCCGACCTGCCGCGCGACGTCGAAGTGGTCCGCCGCGCGGGGGAGTCGGGCGACTTCCTCTTCGCGATCAACCACACCGCCCTCGACACGAAGGTGCCGCTCGACACCGACGGCACCGAACTCCTCACCGGCGAACGCGCGGCGGGCCACCTCGCCGTACCCGCCGGCGCCGTCAGGGTCGTACGCCTCGACGCCTGA
- a CDS encoding arabinogalactan endo-beta-1,4-galactanase has product MFHARRALRALLIPLFAGLALTTLPATSASAASTLTNGGFESGGTGTATPAGWSTYSAAGQNSASFTESGGHGGSYRLSHYAASAYKVETYQYLSGLTNGNYKLTAWVRSGGGQNSAYLALKNCGSAEQRTDIPVSSSGWIRIVTSIAVTNNQCTISVNSDANAGNWINVDDLTFTSGTTGLTVKGSDVSSLIKSEAKGGVYKNSSGTTGDALAILKNAGQNYARVKVWVNPADGYNNKTRVLAAAKRIKAQGMKLLVDFHYSDTWADPGAQTVPSPWTGHSYSQLKTDVYNHTYDVLNALKSQGTTADMVQVGNEINGGMLWSAGSTSNWSQLAGLLNSGYDAVKAVNSSTQVALHLAKGGDLSGTRWWFDSAVSNGVKFDVIGLSYYGYWHGTLADFQTTLDDAASRYSKPVFLAETAYPFRLDSEDSHENIIDLSSELVSGYPATTAGQTRWMKDVASIVEAVPNGRGLGIFYWESTWTAVNGNGWDPTDAASGNGWENQALFGYDDRALPAVAWFSHR; this is encoded by the coding sequence ATGTTCCACGCGAGACGCGCCCTCAGGGCCCTGCTGATACCGCTGTTCGCAGGCCTGGCGCTCACCACCCTGCCCGCCACGTCGGCATCCGCCGCCTCCACGCTCACCAACGGGGGCTTCGAGTCCGGCGGCACCGGGACCGCGACGCCGGCCGGCTGGTCGACGTACTCGGCCGCCGGACAGAACTCCGCCTCCTTCACCGAGTCCGGTGGCCACGGCGGCAGTTACCGCCTCTCCCACTACGCGGCCTCGGCCTACAAGGTGGAGACCTACCAGTACCTGTCCGGCCTGACCAACGGGAACTACAAGCTCACCGCGTGGGTGCGCTCCGGCGGTGGCCAGAACTCCGCGTACCTCGCGCTGAAGAACTGCGGCAGCGCCGAACAGCGCACCGACATCCCGGTCTCCTCCAGCGGCTGGATCCGGATCGTCACCTCGATCGCGGTGACGAACAACCAGTGCACGATCAGCGTCAACTCCGACGCCAACGCCGGGAACTGGATCAACGTCGACGACCTGACCTTCACGTCCGGCACGACGGGCCTGACCGTCAAGGGCTCCGACGTGTCGTCGCTCATCAAGAGCGAGGCCAAGGGGGGCGTCTACAAGAACAGCTCCGGCACCACCGGCGACGCGCTCGCCATCCTCAAGAACGCCGGACAGAACTACGCGCGCGTCAAGGTCTGGGTGAACCCCGCCGACGGCTACAACAACAAGACACGCGTGCTCGCCGCCGCCAAGCGCATCAAGGCGCAGGGCATGAAGCTGCTGGTGGACTTCCACTACTCGGACACCTGGGCCGACCCGGGCGCACAGACCGTGCCGTCCCCGTGGACCGGGCACTCCTACAGCCAGCTGAAGACGGACGTCTACAACCACACCTACGACGTCCTCAACGCCCTCAAGTCCCAGGGCACCACCGCCGACATGGTCCAGGTCGGCAACGAGATCAACGGCGGCATGCTGTGGTCCGCCGGCTCCACCTCCAACTGGTCGCAGCTCGCCGGTCTGCTCAACTCCGGCTACGACGCCGTCAAGGCGGTCAACTCCTCCACCCAGGTGGCGCTGCACCTCGCCAAGGGCGGCGACCTGTCGGGCACCCGCTGGTGGTTCGACAGTGCGGTCTCCAACGGAGTGAAGTTCGACGTCATCGGCCTGTCGTACTACGGCTACTGGCACGGCACCCTCGCCGACTTCCAGACCACGCTGGACGACGCGGCCTCCCGCTACTCCAAGCCGGTGTTCCTCGCCGAGACGGCCTACCCGTTCCGCCTCGACAGCGAGGACTCCCACGAGAACATCATCGACCTGAGCAGTGAACTGGTGTCCGGCTACCCGGCCACGACCGCCGGTCAGACGCGGTGGATGAAGGATGTCGCGAGCATCGTCGAGGCCGTCCCGAACGGCCGTGGCCTCGGGATCTTCTACTGGGAGTCGACGTGGACCGCCGTCAACGGCAACGGCTGGGATCCGACGGACGCGGCGTCCGGGAACGGGTGGGAGAACCAGGCGCTGTTCGGGTACGACGACAGGGCGCTTCCGGCGGTGGCTTGGTTCAGCCATCGGTAG
- the crcB gene encoding fluoride efflux transporter CrcB, with product MPAPHPDGPEASPSPDAPVADPPRPAPWHGQAPVVAVVAVGGGIGAAARYGAALLWPTSAAGFPWTTFWVNVVGCFVIGLFMVAITEVWTVHRLVRPFLGTGVLGGFTTFSTYAVDIQRLMEEGRPGTALAYLAATLLAALTAVWLAAATARRVLRTGPTARREKGKRSS from the coding sequence ATGCCAGCCCCGCACCCCGACGGGCCCGAAGCCTCCCCCTCACCGGACGCCCCAGTGGCCGACCCGCCCCGGCCCGCCCCCTGGCACGGCCAGGCACCCGTGGTCGCGGTCGTGGCGGTCGGCGGTGGCATCGGTGCGGCGGCCCGCTACGGCGCCGCTCTGCTCTGGCCCACCAGTGCCGCGGGTTTCCCCTGGACCACGTTCTGGGTGAACGTCGTCGGCTGCTTCGTGATCGGCCTCTTCATGGTGGCGATCACCGAGGTGTGGACGGTTCACCGCCTGGTCCGCCCCTTCCTCGGCACCGGAGTGCTCGGCGGCTTCACCACCTTCTCCACGTACGCCGTCGACATCCAGCGCCTGATGGAGGAGGGCCGCCCCGGCACCGCGCTCGCCTACCTCGCCGCGACCCTCCTCGCCGCCCTCACGGCGGTCTGGCTCGCGGCTGCGACGGCGCGTCGGGTGCTACGGACCGGACCCACCGCAAGGCGTGAGAAAGGTAAGAGGTCGTCGTGA
- the crcB gene encoding fluoride efflux transporter CrcB, whose translation MNWVLVIVGAMVGAPLRYLTDRAVQSRYDTDFPWGTFAVNVGGSLILGILTGAAAAGAAGSHLRLVLGTGLCGALTTYSTFSYETLRLARGGARFHAAVNVVASVTAGLGAVFVGLAAAQALWS comes from the coding sequence GTGAACTGGGTGCTCGTCATCGTCGGCGCGATGGTCGGCGCGCCCCTGCGCTACCTCACCGACCGCGCCGTGCAGTCGCGGTACGACACGGACTTCCCCTGGGGGACGTTCGCCGTCAACGTCGGCGGATCCCTGATCCTCGGCATCCTCACCGGCGCCGCAGCGGCCGGTGCCGCCGGTTCCCACCTGCGGCTCGTTCTCGGCACCGGCCTGTGCGGGGCGCTCACCACGTACTCGACCTTCTCGTACGAGACCCTGCGGCTGGCCCGGGGCGGCGCCCGCTTCCACGCCGCCGTCAACGTGGTCGCGAGCGTGACGGCCGGGCTGGGGGCGGTCTTTGTGGGGCTGGCGGCGGCGCAGGCTCTCTGGTCCTGA
- a CDS encoding undecaprenyl-diphosphate phosphatase: MSTISVGQAVVLGAVEGVTEFLPVSSTGHLKITEGLMGIQVDDKAVVGFSAVIQVGAIAAVLVYFRGDIARIGSAWFRGIFDAGERQDRDYRFAWWVIAATIPIVVVGLAARSLIEGPLASLWVVAGSLIVGSGVMWVAEQVGRRRRAEEDTRFRDAMLVGGSQILALLFPGFSRSGATMSTALLLDLDRVAATRLSFFLGIPALTGAGLYELKDALGAGVGAAPLIVGTTVSFAVAYASVAWLLKFVTRHSSNVFVAYRIVVGVLLFGLLGAGGLS; this comes from the coding sequence ATGAGCACCATCAGCGTCGGTCAGGCCGTCGTCCTCGGAGCGGTGGAGGGGGTGACGGAGTTCCTGCCGGTGTCCTCGACCGGGCATCTGAAGATCACCGAAGGGCTCATGGGGATCCAGGTCGACGACAAGGCCGTCGTCGGGTTCTCGGCGGTCATCCAGGTCGGCGCGATCGCCGCGGTCCTCGTCTACTTCCGCGGCGACATCGCGCGGATCGGATCCGCCTGGTTCCGTGGGATCTTCGACGCGGGAGAGCGGCAGGACCGTGACTACCGGTTCGCGTGGTGGGTGATCGCCGCGACGATCCCGATCGTGGTCGTCGGGCTGGCCGCCCGGTCGCTCATCGAGGGGCCGCTCGCCTCGCTGTGGGTGGTGGCCGGTTCGCTGATCGTCGGCAGCGGGGTGATGTGGGTCGCGGAACAGGTGGGCCGGCGCAGACGCGCGGAGGAGGACACCCGGTTCCGGGACGCGATGCTCGTAGGCGGTTCGCAGATACTCGCTTTGCTCTTCCCCGGTTTCTCCCGCTCCGGCGCCACCATGTCCACCGCGCTGCTGCTCGACCTCGACCGGGTGGCGGCCACCCGCCTCTCCTTCTTTCTCGGGATCCCGGCCCTCACCGGCGCCGGGCTCTACGAACTGAAGGACGCCCTCGGCGCGGGGGTGGGCGCGGCCCCGCTGATCGTCGGCACCACCGTCTCGTTCGCGGTCGCGTACGCCTCCGTCGCCTGGCTGCTGAAGTTCGTGACCAGGCACTCCTCCAACGTGTTCGTGGCGTACCGGATCGTCGTCGGGGTCCTCCTCTTCGGGCTGCTCGGTGCGGGTGGCCTCAGCTGA
- a CDS encoding FadR/GntR family transcriptional regulator — MNLSDSQTGGSAPRRVSAMEAVLTHLRDAIERGKYAIGDKLPSEAELCRQLEVSRPVLREALRALQVMGLTQSRTGKGTFVIANAVEDPTFGDYAASDLLEVRRHVEIPVAGYAAARRTPENLDRLAHLLDRMERETDTTAWVAMDTLFHLTVAEAAQNPVFRRVIEEIRDALARQSAFLNELGGRREQSNREHRAIVEALIDGSEHDAVEAMSHHLDRVETTLTDIVRSPRTDSSTEGGRET; from the coding sequence GTGAACCTGTCAGACAGCCAGACAGGTGGCTCGGCACCCCGGCGCGTCAGCGCCATGGAAGCGGTGCTCACCCACCTTCGCGACGCCATCGAGCGTGGCAAGTACGCCATCGGGGACAAGCTCCCCTCGGAGGCGGAGCTCTGCCGACAGCTCGAAGTGAGCCGTCCGGTGCTCCGCGAGGCGCTGCGCGCGCTCCAGGTGATGGGCCTGACCCAGTCCCGCACCGGCAAGGGCACCTTCGTGATCGCGAACGCCGTCGAGGACCCCACCTTCGGCGACTACGCGGCGAGCGACCTGCTGGAGGTGCGCCGGCACGTGGAGATCCCGGTCGCCGGATACGCGGCGGCGCGCCGCACCCCGGAGAACCTGGACCGTCTGGCCCACCTCCTGGACCGGATGGAGCGGGAGACCGACACCACCGCCTGGGTCGCGATGGACACCCTCTTCCACCTGACCGTGGCCGAGGCCGCCCAGAACCCGGTGTTCCGCCGGGTGATCGAGGAGATCCGGGACGCGCTGGCCCGCCAGTCGGCCTTCCTCAACGAGCTGGGCGGCCGGCGCGAGCAGTCCAACCGCGAGCACCGGGCCATCGTCGAGGCGCTGATCGACGGTTCCGAACACGACGCGGTGGAGGCCATGTCCCACCACCTCGACCGCGTCGAGACCACCCTCACCGACATCGTGCGTTCCCCGCGCACGGACAGCTCCACGGAAGGCGGACGCGAGACGTGA
- a CDS encoding amino acid permease, which produces MSEQSLDKDVVQAGQTPAHVDAGDAGYSKSLKSRHVNMIAIGGAIGTGLFLGAGGRLVDAGPSLFIAYAVCGIFAFLVVRALGELVLYRPSSGAFVSYAREFLGEKGAYTAGWMYFLNWATTGIADITAVALYTHYWGMFSDIPQWVIALIALGVVLTVNLISVKMFGELEFWFAIIKVGALVLFMCIGIWLLVTQQPVDGHTPGLSLITDNGGVFPNGLLPMLLIIQGVVFAYASVELVGVAAGETENPEKIMPKAINSIMWRVGLFYVGSVLLLAMLLPWSSYKAGESPFVTVLSNIGIPAAGGIMNLVVMTAAMSSLNSGLYSTGRILRSMAMAGSAPKFTGVMSRSQVPYGGILLTSGICVLGVGLNFVVPADAFEIVLNFAAIGIICTWGMIMICHLVFWQKTEKGELTRPSYRLPGSPWTELVTLFFLASVLVLMYADGGAGRTTVLCLPLIVLALILGWFGVRRRVAQQSAGANK; this is translated from the coding sequence GTGAGCGAGCAGTCCCTCGACAAAGACGTCGTACAGGCCGGACAGACCCCGGCGCACGTCGACGCCGGAGACGCCGGCTACAGCAAGTCCCTGAAGTCCCGCCACGTCAACATGATCGCCATCGGCGGCGCGATCGGCACCGGCCTCTTCCTCGGCGCAGGCGGCCGCCTCGTCGACGCCGGCCCGTCCCTCTTCATCGCGTACGCGGTCTGCGGAATCTTCGCCTTCCTCGTCGTCCGCGCCCTCGGCGAACTGGTCCTCTACCGGCCCTCGTCCGGCGCCTTCGTGTCCTACGCCCGGGAGTTCCTGGGCGAGAAGGGCGCGTACACGGCCGGCTGGATGTACTTCCTGAACTGGGCCACCACCGGTATCGCCGACATCACCGCGGTCGCCCTCTACACCCACTACTGGGGCATGTTCTCCGACATCCCGCAGTGGGTGATCGCGCTCATCGCGCTCGGCGTCGTCCTCACCGTCAACCTGATCTCGGTGAAGATGTTCGGCGAACTGGAGTTCTGGTTCGCGATCATCAAGGTCGGCGCGCTCGTCCTCTTCATGTGTATCGGCATCTGGCTGCTCGTCACCCAGCAGCCCGTCGACGGCCACACCCCGGGCCTGTCCCTGATCACCGACAACGGTGGTGTCTTCCCCAACGGCCTGTTGCCGATGCTGCTGATCATCCAGGGCGTCGTCTTCGCCTACGCCTCCGTCGAGCTGGTCGGCGTCGCGGCGGGCGAGACCGAGAACCCCGAGAAGATCATGCCGAAGGCGATCAACTCGATCATGTGGCGCGTCGGCCTGTTCTACGTCGGCTCCGTCCTGCTCCTTGCGATGCTGCTGCCCTGGTCGTCGTACAAGGCCGGCGAGAGCCCCTTCGTCACCGTGCTCTCCAACATCGGCATCCCGGCGGCCGGCGGCATCATGAACCTGGTCGTGATGACCGCGGCCATGTCCTCGCTCAACTCGGGCCTGTACTCCACCGGCCGCATCCTGCGCTCGATGGCGATGGCGGGCTCCGCCCCGAAGTTCACCGGTGTGATGAGCCGCAGCCAGGTCCCGTACGGCGGCATCCTGCTCACCAGCGGTATCTGTGTGCTGGGTGTCGGGCTGAACTTCGTGGTCCCGGCCGACGCGTTCGAGATCGTGCTCAACTTCGCCGCGATCGGCATCATCTGCACCTGGGGCATGATCATGATCTGTCACCTGGTGTTCTGGCAGAAGACCGAGAAGGGCGAGCTGACCCGGCCGAGCTACCGGCTGCCCGGCTCCCCGTGGACCGAACTGGTGACGCTGTTCTTCCTCGCGTCGGTGCTCGTCCTGATGTACGCGGACGGCGGTGCCGGCCGGACGACCGTGCTGTGTCTCCCCCTCATCGTGTTGGCGCTGATCCTGGGCTGGTTCGGCGTACGTCGCCGGGTCGCCCAGCAGTCGGCCGGAGCGAATAAGTGA
- a CDS encoding asparaginase, whose product MYDPTTTGAAAIPAAPVAAAPVIREPLHAPVAHLVRGGVIEGIHYGSVVVLGADGEVELQLGDIEAAFYPRSALKPVQAVAMLRAGLPLDGELLSLAAASHSGEERHLAGTRRILELAGAAEDDLRNVTDLPYDPAVRDEWIREGRQPSRLAQNCSGKHAAMLYTCRLNGWSLDDYLDPAHPLQQAIAEIVEDLTGQAIARVTVDGCGAPLFSVSLHGLARALARITTATEGTPERTVADAMRAHAEMASGAGRDVAELMRAVPGLLTKDGFEGVQAAALPDGRAVAVKIADGANRARVPVTAAALARAGVDPAALAGFAGAPLLGGGHVVGHIRPARTLDRLPDTRDI is encoded by the coding sequence ATGTACGACCCCACGACCACCGGCGCCGCGGCGATCCCTGCGGCTCCGGTGGCCGCGGCCCCCGTGATCCGGGAACCGCTCCACGCCCCCGTCGCCCACCTCGTACGCGGAGGTGTCATCGAGGGCATCCACTACGGCTCCGTCGTGGTGCTGGGTGCCGACGGGGAGGTGGAACTCCAACTCGGCGACATCGAGGCGGCGTTCTACCCCCGGTCGGCGCTCAAACCGGTCCAGGCCGTGGCCATGCTGCGCGCCGGACTGCCCCTGGACGGCGAACTGCTGTCCCTGGCCGCGGCCAGCCACTCCGGCGAGGAACGCCACCTCGCCGGAACCCGGCGCATCCTGGAGCTGGCCGGGGCCGCCGAGGACGATCTGCGCAACGTCACCGACCTGCCGTACGACCCGGCCGTCCGGGACGAGTGGATACGCGAGGGGAGGCAGCCCTCCCGTCTCGCGCAGAACTGCTCCGGCAAGCACGCGGCCATGCTCTACACCTGCAGACTCAACGGCTGGTCCCTGGACGACTACCTCGACCCGGCCCACCCGCTGCAGCAGGCCATCGCCGAGATCGTCGAGGACCTCACCGGGCAGGCCATCGCCCGGGTGACCGTCGACGGTTGCGGCGCTCCCCTCTTCTCCGTCTCCCTGCACGGCCTGGCCCGCGCCCTCGCCCGGATCACCACCGCCACCGAGGGCACACCCGAGCGCACGGTCGCCGACGCCATGCGCGCGCACGCCGAGATGGCGTCCGGCGCCGGGCGCGACGTCGCCGAGCTGATGCGGGCCGTGCCCGGACTGCTCACCAAGGACGGCTTCGAGGGCGTCCAGGCCGCCGCCCTCCCGGACGGCCGCGCCGTCGCCGTGAAGATCGCCGACGGCGCGAACCGGGCCCGGGTCCCCGTCACCGCGGCGGCCCTCGCCCGCGCCGGAGTCGATCCGGCCGCCCTCGCCGGCTTCGCGGGCGCCCCGCTGCTCGGCGGCGGTCATGTGGTCGGACACATCCGGCCGGCCAGGACGCTCGATCGGCTCCCGGACACCAGGGACATCTGA